GCATCAACTTCGAGCTGGAGGCGATCGCGGCCGCCTTCATCGGCGGCGCCTCCGCCTCCGGCGGCGTGGGCACCGTGCTCGGCGCCATCATCGGCGGCCTGGTGCTGGGCGTCCTCAACAACGGCATGTCGCTGGTCGGCGTCGGCACCGACTACCAGCAGGTCATCAAGGGCCTGGTGCTGCTCGCCGCGGTCGGCTTCGACGTCTGGAACAAGCGCAAGGTCGGCTCCTGACCCTGCCGCTCCCACGGCTCCGCCCGGTGCTCCGCGCCGGGCGGAGCCGTGCTGTCGGTCCGGGCGCGTAGCGTGGTGGCGGACGATCGGCGGCGACGACGGGGGCCGGGGCGATGGGCAGGACACGGTCGGGCGCGGCGCGCCTCGGTCCGGTGGCGGACGGCCGGTACCGGCTGCGCAACGTCGGCAGCGGCCTGCTGCTGGAGATCCCCGGCGGGCGGGCCGGCAGCGGGGCGAAGGCCGGACACGCGGCGGACGACGGCACCGACGCCCAGGTCTGGCGGGTGGCGGCCGTCCACCCGGGCGCGAGCCTGTACCACCTGGACAACGCCGCCAGCGGCAAGCGGCTGGACGTCATGGGCGCCCGGACGGACGACGGCGCGCCGATCCAGCAGTGGTCGGCGAACGCCTTCGGCGCCCAGGAGTGGCTGTTCGAGCAGCACGTGGACGCACCGGGCACCTTCACCGTGATCGCCATCATCAGCGGCAAGGCCATGGAGGGCGGCGCGGACGGCTCCGTCCGCCAGCAGGAGGACGCGGACACCCCCGCGCAGTGGTGGCGGCTGGAACCGGCCTGAGGCTCCGGCCCCGGGGCGCCCGGCAGGCCGGGCGGAATCCCCACGCCGGGGAGCGGCAGCACTTAGCGTGGACGGATGAGTGATCGTCAGTACGTCCGGCCGGCCCGCTCGACCGCCTATCTGGGCGCTGCGGGCGCCTTCGCCGTCTGCATGGCCGGGACGACACTGCCCACCCCGCTGTACGGGCTCTACCAGGAGCAGCTCGGCTTCTCCGAGCTGATCGTCACGGTGGTCTTCGCGGTGTACGCCTTCGGCGTCATCGGGGCGCTGCTGATCGCCGGCAACGTCTCCGACACGGTGGGCCGGCGCCCGGTGCTGCTCACCGGCCTGGGGCTCGCCGCGCTCAGTGCCGCCTGCTTCCTGCTGGAGGGCGGGCTGCCGCTGCTCTACCTCGGGCGGTTCCTGTCGGGCCTGTCCGCGGGCCTGTTCACCGGTACCGCGACGGCCTACGTGATGGAACTGGCGCCGCGCGGCAAGGAGTCGCGGGCGGCGTTCGCCGCCACCGCGGCCAACATGGGCGGCCTCGGCCTCGGCCCGCTGCTCTCCGGGCTGCTGGCGCAGTACGCGCCGCGGCCGCTGGTCCTGCCGTTCGTGGTGCACCTGGTGCTGGTCGCCACCGCGGCCGCGGTGGTGTTCCGGCTGCCGGAGTCGGTCA
The Kitasatospora paranensis genome window above contains:
- a CDS encoding RICIN domain-containing protein codes for the protein MADGRYRLRNVGSGLLLEIPGGRAGSGAKAGHAADDGTDAQVWRVAAVHPGASLYHLDNAASGKRLDVMGARTDDGAPIQQWSANAFGAQEWLFEQHVDAPGTFTVIAIISGKAMEGGADGSVRQQEDADTPAQWWRLEPA